Proteins from one Tautonia rosea genomic window:
- a CDS encoding sialidase family protein, which translates to MSILTLASFLALIVASTPQADPPAGGSPTINRIFGPEIETGPYKHPACMDELANGDLYLVYYGGAGEYATDTAVYGSRLAKGSDAWTFPEVIAKDPLRSAGNGVIWQAPDGLVWLFYVVRFGETWSSSRIQFKVSRDGAQTWSDASILATEAGMMVRNRPIVLDDGSYLLPAYFETGEDTESVGPDTCSVFYRFDPADPFAGWQELGRIRSARGNLQPSPVQLPDGRIVAYCRRGGDYGPTTDGYIIRAESDDRGQTWTEGLNSEFPNPNAAVDFLKLQSGNLLLVYNDSMTRRTPLAVALSTDNDASYPHRRVIADGDRDYGYPIVFQARDGRIHLVFTSDRRSVVNHAIFDESWVLGQE; encoded by the coding sequence ATGTCGATTCTCACGCTCGCCAGCTTCCTCGCCTTGATCGTTGCGTCGACCCCCCAGGCGGATCCCCCTGCCGGAGGATCGCCGACGATCAACCGCATCTTCGGACCAGAAATCGAGACCGGACCGTACAAGCATCCCGCCTGCATGGACGAGCTGGCCAACGGTGATCTCTACCTCGTCTACTACGGCGGCGCGGGCGAGTACGCGACCGACACGGCCGTCTACGGCTCTCGCCTCGCCAAAGGGTCCGACGCCTGGACCTTCCCCGAGGTCATCGCCAAGGACCCGCTCCGATCGGCCGGCAACGGGGTGATCTGGCAAGCGCCCGACGGCCTCGTCTGGCTCTTTTACGTTGTCCGGTTCGGCGAGACCTGGTCCAGCTCCCGCATCCAGTTCAAGGTGTCCCGAGACGGCGCACAGACCTGGTCCGACGCTTCAATCCTCGCCACTGAGGCCGGCATGATGGTCCGCAACCGGCCGATCGTCCTCGACGATGGCTCCTACCTGCTCCCTGCCTACTTCGAGACCGGCGAGGACACGGAATCAGTCGGACCCGACACCTGCTCGGTCTTCTACCGCTTCGACCCGGCCGACCCCTTCGCCGGCTGGCAAGAGCTGGGCCGCATCCGGTCGGCCCGCGGGAACCTGCAACCCTCCCCCGTGCAACTGCCCGACGGCCGGATTGTTGCCTACTGCCGACGCGGGGGCGACTACGGCCCCACCACCGACGGCTACATCATCCGCGCCGAGTCGGACGACCGCGGCCAGACCTGGACCGAAGGGCTCAACTCCGAGTTCCCCAACCCGAACGCCGCCGTCGACTTCCTCAAGCTTCAGAGTGGCAACCTCCTGCTCGTCTACAACGACAGCATGACCCGTCGCACCCCGCTTGCCGTCGCCCTCTCGACCGACAACGACGCCTCCTACCCTCACCGCCGCGTGATTGCCGACGGCGACCGCGACTACGGCTATCCGATCGTCTTCCAGGCCCGCGACGGCCGGATCCACCTCGTCTTCACC
- a CDS encoding ECF-type sigma factor has translation MKRADEGSVTVWIGDLKRDADTAAEELWERYFGQLVRLAAARLRGASRAAADEEDVALSAFDSFCRNAERGRFPRLEDRNDLWRILVTITTRKATDQRQWQGRRKRGGGLVLDEAALEGPEAQGRARGLVAVAGREPTPEFAAIVTEEYRRRLDTLPDDVLRRIAQWKLEGERHEEIARRLDCSVRSVERKLALIRRYWLTEEPT, from the coding sequence ATGAAACGCGCAGACGAAGGGTCGGTTACGGTCTGGATCGGCGACCTGAAGCGAGACGCCGACACCGCCGCCGAGGAGCTCTGGGAACGCTACTTCGGCCAGCTTGTTCGCCTCGCCGCTGCCCGGCTCCGAGGAGCGTCTCGGGCCGCGGCCGACGAGGAAGACGTCGCCCTGAGTGCCTTCGACAGTTTCTGCCGGAACGCCGAACGTGGCCGATTCCCTCGCCTGGAGGACCGCAATGACCTCTGGCGGATCCTGGTGACGATCACGACTCGCAAGGCTACGGACCAGCGACAATGGCAAGGCCGCAGGAAGCGGGGAGGCGGACTGGTCCTCGACGAGGCAGCGCTGGAGGGGCCAGAGGCTCAGGGCAGAGCGCGAGGGCTGGTGGCGGTCGCCGGCCGGGAGCCGACGCCCGAGTTCGCGGCGATTGTGACCGAGGAGTACCGCCGTCGCCTCGACACCTTGCCGGACGACGTCCTTCGTCGCATTGCCCAGTGGAAGCTGGAGGGGGAGCGCCACGAGGAGATTGCCCGACGGCTCGATTGCAGCGTGCGAAGCGTCGAGCGCAAGCTCGCCTTGATCCGTCGGTACTGGCTTACGGAGGAGCCGACATGA
- a CDS encoding serine/threonine-protein kinase, giving the protein MSADHHVDSDPIPLSIAARIDRVCDRFEASWKTGSRPRIEDDLTVMDPEGREALLRDLLALELDYRERCGERPTLSEYRQRFPHEEAIVETVFRASVEHPPGPNTEAECEGEGEETCTFDYPSNASQDEQGLPRLSSGRFGDYELIAMLGRGGMGVVYKARHLRLNRLVALKMLRSGAVATPAEQQRFRAEAETVAGLDHPHIVPIFEAGDVAGLPYFAMKYIEGQSLSARISRYQGDPVSTARLLATVARAVDAAHRQGFLHRDLKPANILIDAKGKPYVTDFGLARRLDEEATALTGSGAVLGTPSYMAPEQAAGSRQAVAEAADIYSLGAILYELLTGRPPFRAKTVLETLVQVLERDPIPPRRIRPEVSQDLEQICLKCLEKEPRRRYATAEELARDLDCVIRGEVVESRDLGPWLRLRRWSRREPKLAFGLLGLAAISALFGIDAWRTADQTSSEVMWVMLIMIVWAAAKLIFQRLSRIESLAYLAPPAWIVTDVILFTTVIGLVDGVSSSLVIGYPLLIALSGLWSRVSLVWLATSLAMGGYGILALSQSSSLATENHSPGIILTALIVVGVAVAHLVRRLNAFIFFYEKYVPDEAP; this is encoded by the coding sequence ATGAGCGCCGATCACCATGTTGACTCCGACCCGATCCCGCTGTCGATCGCCGCGCGCATCGACCGGGTCTGCGACCGATTCGAGGCCTCCTGGAAAACCGGATCGCGTCCCAGAATCGAGGATGACCTCACCGTGATGGATCCGGAGGGCCGAGAGGCATTGCTGCGGGACCTGCTGGCCCTGGAACTCGACTACCGGGAGCGTTGCGGGGAACGACCGACCCTGTCCGAGTATCGGCAGCGATTCCCCCACGAGGAGGCGATCGTCGAGACGGTTTTCCGAGCGTCGGTGGAGCACCCTCCCGGTCCCAACACCGAAGCCGAATGCGAAGGTGAAGGCGAGGAGACGTGCACGTTCGATTACCCTTCGAACGCATCGCAAGACGAGCAAGGGTTGCCTCGCCTCTCCTCGGGACGCTTCGGCGACTACGAGCTGATCGCGATGCTCGGCCGGGGGGGGATGGGGGTGGTATACAAGGCTCGTCACCTGCGGCTGAATCGGCTGGTGGCGTTGAAGATGTTGCGATCCGGGGCCGTGGCGACCCCGGCCGAACAGCAGCGGTTTCGGGCCGAAGCCGAGACCGTCGCCGGGCTCGACCACCCGCACATTGTCCCGATCTTCGAGGCTGGCGACGTGGCCGGGCTGCCCTACTTCGCCATGAAGTATATTGAGGGCCAGAGCCTGTCGGCCCGGATCTCCCGGTACCAGGGGGATCCCGTCTCGACGGCCCGGCTGCTCGCCACGGTGGCCCGCGCGGTCGATGCGGCGCATCGACAAGGGTTTCTCCATCGTGATCTGAAGCCGGCCAACATCCTGATCGACGCAAAGGGGAAGCCGTACGTCACCGACTTCGGTCTGGCCCGTCGTCTCGACGAGGAGGCCACCGCCCTGACCGGATCGGGGGCCGTCCTGGGGACTCCCAGCTACATGGCTCCCGAGCAGGCGGCCGGGTCGCGGCAGGCGGTTGCTGAAGCGGCTGACATCTACAGCCTTGGGGCGATTCTGTACGAGTTGCTGACCGGACGGCCGCCGTTCCGAGCCAAGACGGTGTTGGAGACCTTGGTGCAGGTCCTGGAGCGCGACCCGATTCCGCCGCGTCGGATTCGGCCCGAGGTTTCGCAAGACCTGGAGCAGATCTGCCTGAAATGCCTGGAGAAGGAGCCGAGGCGGCGTTACGCGACCGCCGAGGAACTGGCCAGGGATCTGGATTGCGTGATCCGGGGTGAGGTCGTTGAGTCTCGAGACCTCGGACCCTGGTTGCGATTGCGACGCTGGAGTCGGCGCGAGCCGAAGCTGGCGTTCGGGCTCCTGGGACTGGCGGCGATCTCTGCCCTGTTCGGGATCGACGCGTGGAGGACGGCCGATCAGACAAGCTCGGAGGTCATGTGGGTGATGCTGATCATGATCGTCTGGGCCGCGGCGAAGCTGATCTTCCAGCGGCTCTCTCGGATCGAGTCGCTTGCCTACCTCGCGCCACCGGCCTGGATCGTGACGGACGTCATCCTGTTCACCACGGTCATCGGGCTGGTTGACGGGGTCTCCAGTTCCCTCGTGATTGGTTATCCCTTGCTGATCGCGCTATCGGGTCTCTGGTCTCGCGTTTCCCTTGTCTGGCTGGCAACCTCGCTGGCGATGGGTGGCTACGGGATTCTGGCGCTGAGCCAATCTTCCTCCCTGGCAACGGAGAATCACTCTCCCGGGATCATCCTGACAGCCTTGATCGTCGTTGGTGTTGCCGTTGCTCACCTGGTCCGTCGCCTGAACGCGTTCATCTTTTTTTACGAGAAGTACGTACCGGACGAGGCCCCCTGA
- a CDS encoding DUF2092 domain-containing protein: protein MLSLLPSFVLALALPATPSQEDAPAPGANDPKMIAAYDRLVAFLDGLESFDLTVRLDWNVEGARDDDQAGTNLYRLQVQRPDRFRIEVRPGDRPEPSLIVVGDGQTATTLYTAKALYSQAEQLNDPAAALERNPIVAISISGSLIDTLMRPDLVDLVQSHATDGAFVGTEQVDGQTLDRYTLSWRGDEEELWIGPDSEPLPRKLVRILTVPTGENRVDRLITTATFNWTLGAPIPDDAFALELPDNAKRVEDIYSALANGTAGTLIGGPAPELDLNRLDGNKATLAFHAGREVVVLCFWASWANPCLDLLPRLATALQPYRDRGVVCYAINVGEQPDEIQRTLEALEVNLLVPLDPDGRATDAYGVTSVPTLVLIARDGTVQAVHLGTGEAVLDSLAAELDTLLDGRPITPSP from the coding sequence ATGCTTTCACTCTTGCCGTCCTTCGTCCTGGCCCTGGCGCTGCCTGCAACCCCGTCGCAGGAGGACGCCCCGGCCCCCGGCGCGAACGACCCGAAGATGATCGCCGCCTACGATCGGCTCGTCGCCTTCCTCGACGGCCTCGAATCGTTCGACCTGACCGTGCGGCTCGACTGGAACGTCGAAGGGGCCCGCGACGACGACCAAGCCGGCACCAACCTCTACCGCCTTCAGGTGCAGCGCCCCGACCGCTTCCGGATCGAGGTCCGCCCCGGCGACCGTCCTGAACCCTCCCTGATCGTCGTCGGCGACGGCCAGACCGCCACCACCCTCTACACCGCCAAGGCCCTCTATTCGCAAGCCGAACAACTCAACGACCCGGCGGCCGCCCTGGAACGCAACCCGATCGTCGCCATCAGCATTAGCGGATCGCTCATTGATACCCTTATGCGTCCCGATCTCGTGGACCTCGTCCAGTCGCACGCAACCGACGGCGCCTTCGTCGGAACCGAACAGGTCGACGGCCAAACCCTCGATCGCTACACCCTGAGCTGGCGAGGCGACGAGGAAGAACTCTGGATCGGCCCCGACTCCGAGCCCTTGCCCCGGAAGCTCGTCCGCATCCTGACCGTCCCCACAGGGGAAAACCGCGTCGATCGGCTCATCACCACCGCCACCTTCAACTGGACCCTCGGCGCACCGATTCCCGACGACGCGTTTGCCCTGGAATTGCCCGACAACGCAAAACGGGTTGAAGATATCTACTCCGCCCTGGCCAACGGGACGGCCGGAACCCTGATCGGCGGACCGGCCCCCGAGCTGGACCTCAACCGCCTCGATGGAAACAAGGCCACCCTGGCCTTCCACGCCGGTCGAGAGGTCGTCGTCCTCTGCTTCTGGGCAAGCTGGGCCAACCCTTGCCTCGACCTGCTCCCCCGCCTTGCGACCGCATTGCAACCGTACCGAGATCGCGGGGTGGTCTGCTACGCCATCAATGTCGGTGAGCAACCCGACGAGATCCAGCGCACCCTCGAAGCCCTTGAGGTCAACCTCCTCGTTCCGCTCGACCCCGACGGCCGGGCCACCGACGCCTACGGCGTGACCTCCGTTCCAACCCTCGTCCTCATCGCCCGAGACGGCACCGTCCAGGCCGTCCACCTCGGCACCGGCGAGGCGGTGCTCGACTCCCTCGCGGCCGAGCTCGACACCCTCCTCGACGGTCGCCCCATCACCCCCTCTCCGTAA
- a CDS encoding PKD domain-containing protein, whose translation MTSPTSGGLLPEAVSRVGGIVLDLIGENGRRIVSQVRASNLFVGNFSTGEPADFRGNPGTIGVRSGFSSAVVDALGGSIAELSVRLTLEDGDTGPGDFDRDDNTLLLNGITVGRFDQVTTVETNSSGTAILSQNPDGGFRNDLVDTGFFHVTDPETLQLIYESIRDNGVAAFQLLDVDPFDNFFDFTVGIDSGLIDVELPPEPQNQPPRIRSIQVQTPVVEGTPSRVIVVASDPDPDDQLTFDFSLEGNGRLEPSDVPGEAWLTVPQSGDVRLTVRVEDPLGAFDEAEQVIVVSNAPPSVTIAADQDAIEGTDVSFSLGAFDDPSPQDRWSVEVDWGDGSPVETFDLDRPGRLPDRSHRYLQDGQYEITVRVNDGSNEAVATARVLVRNAPPRLRQIVIPDRATQGSPIELTAEFSDPGPLDPLTVEIDWGTGSPIRSVLPPGSTSLSTTFQYDRIGTFVVTVTLTDDQQEAPVLGLPVTVAAPDPPRLPSFRFDPEPVFEPQSPNEALAEALLPARSIDPEVPALGRAPGDPGGPPPAIPPGLAAPIAILVGQDAPDLNSRSVAPPVAEASAPMNNAEETNTVPAAPSAPSSSEVASAEAETQGDAAIGSEQIVSAEQSSSSTDADSDSTIASVSVGMASAEEDASAASAASSTAAADDPGADSGSKAMRATVLIVAALTVRRGGTRIRKSLRASSVGSARR comes from the coding sequence ATGACGTCGCCCACAAGCGGCGGCCTGCTCCCCGAAGCGGTGTCTCGCGTCGGGGGGATTGTGCTCGACCTGATCGGCGAGAACGGGCGTCGGATCGTTTCGCAGGTCCGGGCGAGCAACCTCTTCGTCGGGAATTTTTCGACCGGAGAACCCGCTGACTTCCGGGGCAATCCGGGCACCATCGGCGTGCGATCCGGGTTTTCTTCGGCCGTGGTCGATGCCCTCGGCGGTTCCATTGCCGAGCTGAGCGTTCGCCTGACGCTCGAGGACGGCGACACCGGCCCCGGCGACTTCGACCGCGACGACAACACCCTGCTGCTCAACGGGATCACCGTCGGTCGGTTCGATCAGGTCACCACGGTCGAGACCAACTCCTCAGGAACGGCCATCCTTTCCCAGAACCCTGACGGCGGTTTCCGCAACGATCTCGTGGACACCGGCTTCTTTCACGTGACCGACCCCGAAACCCTCCAACTCATTTACGAGTCGATCCGGGACAACGGAGTGGCCGCGTTTCAGCTTCTCGACGTCGACCCGTTTGACAACTTCTTTGACTTCACGGTGGGCATCGACAGCGGGCTGATCGATGTCGAACTCCCCCCCGAACCGCAAAATCAACCCCCTCGGATCCGCTCGATTCAGGTCCAGACGCCGGTCGTCGAGGGGACCCCAAGCCGGGTGATCGTCGTCGCCTCCGACCCCGATCCGGACGATCAGCTTACCTTTGATTTCTCGCTGGAAGGCAATGGCCGGCTCGAACCGTCAGACGTTCCCGGCGAAGCCTGGCTGACGGTCCCTCAAAGCGGAGACGTCCGCCTGACCGTCCGGGTCGAAGATCCCCTCGGCGCGTTCGACGAGGCCGAGCAGGTCATCGTCGTGAGCAACGCTCCCCCCTCCGTGACGATCGCAGCCGATCAGGACGCCATCGAAGGAACCGACGTCAGCTTCTCCCTCGGCGCCTTCGACGACCCAAGCCCTCAGGATCGCTGGTCGGTCGAGGTGGACTGGGGAGACGGCTCGCCCGTCGAGACCTTCGACCTCGATCGCCCCGGCCGCTTGCCGGATCGGTCGCATCGCTACCTCCAGGACGGTCAGTACGAGATCACCGTTCGGGTAAACGATGGAAGCAACGAGGCCGTGGCAACCGCTCGGGTCCTCGTGCGGAACGCTCCCCCCAGGCTTCGGCAGATCGTGATTCCCGATCGCGCCACCCAGGGATCGCCGATCGAGCTGACCGCCGAATTCTCCGATCCGGGCCCCCTTGACCCCTTGACCGTCGAGATCGACTGGGGAACCGGCAGCCCGATCCGAAGCGTCCTGCCCCCCGGTTCAACCTCGCTGAGCACGACGTTTCAATACGATCGCATCGGTACCTTCGTGGTCACGGTCACCCTGACGGACGATCAGCAAGAGGCGCCCGTACTGGGCCTTCCCGTGACGGTGGCCGCCCCCGATCCCCCTCGTCTTCCGAGCTTCCGGTTCGACCCGGAGCCCGTGTTCGAGCCACAATCGCCCAACGAGGCCCTGGCCGAGGCCCTGCTTCCGGCCCGTTCGATCGACCCGGAGGTCCCCGCGCTGGGAAGGGCTCCAGGTGATCCCGGAGGTCCCCCCCCGGCAATCCCTCCCGGCCTCGCCGCTCCAATCGCGATCCTGGTCGGACAGGACGCGCCAGACCTGAATTCAAGGTCGGTCGCCCCGCCCGTGGCCGAGGCGTCCGCTCCGATGAACAACGCTGAGGAAACCAATACGGTCCCTGCGGCTCCCTCCGCTCCCTCCTCGTCCGAGGTGGCCTCGGCCGAGGCCGAGACCCAGGGCGACGCGGCGATTGGCTCCGAGCAAATCGTCTCGGCCGAGCAATCCTCCTCGAGCACCGATGCCGATTCCGACTCGACCATCGCCTCCGTGAGCGTCGGCATGGCCAGCGCCGAGGAGGATGCCTCGGCAGCCAGTGCGGCCTCGTCGACCGCCGCCGCCGACGATCCCGGAGCAGATTCCGGGTCGAAGGCCATGCGCGCCACCGTCTTGATCGTCGCCGCCCTGACCGTCCGACGGGGAGGGACTCGGATTCGAAAATCGCTCAGAGCGTCATCGGTCGGATCAGCCCGGCGGTGA